One genomic window of Helicobacter canis includes the following:
- a CDS encoding glycosyltransferase family A protein has product MKSRLIILDPNNAQDLHKPALALPLSSRALKQGAAIHSLESSFAKLDSRARAVDSMDCHATACAVSRNDSNNAPNQSAVSLENKGYRSPLGDVSLEKVDSRENAENVENSTQDSRIFDKNAQNVFSQNAARRQDFGDKNGALQGESKARTWACVTADSPQQSPFLTQKPTPKTKKAESTSQAATPPNISIIVPVFNTQPYITRCLQSLITQTLRDIEIIIVDDCGSDGAMEIARSFAARDPRIHILRNPTNLGLLHTRCVGASLAQGEYILYVDSDDYIKPNLCELAYKSASQSQADMVVFGSECKGFYRYVYQPKGSRIYTGSALSKLIFPTRSKFSPYLWNKLYKRELIARADSIISRVAGPITLAEDLLKAFVLLHLSSTAITLPQKLYIYCANASSSTSSCKNRAQSRAKALEDIKAYGRVAEALALCARELAPCDRELYGKLDKILRYLVLCKKAQASHYVKNMCASLFVWFRIESLAKILLYLLSFGKIVR; this is encoded by the coding sequence ATGAAATCACGCCTTATTATTTTAGACCCTAACAACGCACAAGATCTACACAAGCCAGCCCTAGCCCTCCCTCTGTCATCGCGAGCCTTGAAACAAGGCGCAGCGATCCATAGCCTAGAATCTAGTTTTGCAAAACTAGATTCTAGGGCAAGGGCGGTTGATTCTATGGATTGCCACGCCACTGCTTGCGCAGTGTCTCGCAATGACAGCAACAACGCCCCAAATCAAAGCGCAGTTTCTTTAGAAAACAAGGGATACCGCTCGCCGTTAGGCGATGTTTCTTTAGAAAAAGTGGATTCTAGGGAAAATGCTGAAAATGTAGAAAACTCCACACAGGATTCTAGGATTTTTGACAAAAACGCTCAAAATGTGTTTTCTCAAAACGCAGCTAGGCGGCAGGATTTTGGTGATAAAAATGGGGCTTTGCAAGGCGAGTCAAAGGCGCGCACTTGGGCGTGCGTAACTGCAGACTCGCCGCAGCAATCGCCATTTTTAACCCAAAAGCCAACGCCTAAAACAAAAAAAGCCGAATCCACCAGCCAAGCTGCGACACCACCAAACATCTCTATCATCGTCCCTGTTTTCAACACCCAACCCTACATCACACGCTGCCTCCAATCACTCATCACACAAACATTGCGCGATATTGAAATTATCATCGTTGATGATTGCGGGAGTGATGGAGCTATGGAGATAGCTAGATCTTTTGCCGCGCGCGACCCTAGAATCCATATTTTGCGCAACCCTACAAACCTAGGCTTGCTCCACACGCGCTGTGTGGGCGCGAGTCTAGCCCAAGGAGAGTATATCTTGTATGTGGATAGTGATGATTATATCAAGCCCAATTTATGCGAGCTTGCCTACAAAAGCGCTAGTCAATCACAAGCGGATATGGTGGTCTTTGGCAGTGAGTGTAAGGGCTTTTATCGCTATGTGTATCAGCCTAAAGGCAGTAGGATCTACACAGGCTCTGCTCTTAGCAAGCTGATTTTCCCCACTCGTAGTAAATTTAGCCCATATTTGTGGAATAAGCTCTATAAACGAGAGCTAATCGCTAGAGCAGATAGTATCATATCGCGTGTGGCAGGTCCTATCACACTAGCAGAAGATTTGCTAAAGGCTTTTGTCCTTTTGCACTTAAGCTCTACTGCTATCACACTACCGCAAAAGCTCTATATCTACTGCGCCAATGCCAGCTCCTCTACTAGCTCCTGCAAAAATAGGGCGCAAAGCAGGGCAAAAGCCCTAGAAGACATAAAGGCTTATGGCAGAGTCGCAGAAGCCTTGGCATTGTGCGCTAGAGAGCTTGCGCCTTGTGATAGGGAGCTGTATGGGAAGCTTGATAAGATCTTGCGCTATTTGGTGCTGTGCAAAAAGGCGCAAGCTAGCCACTATGTCAAAAATATGTGCGCTTCGCTTTTTGTGTGGTTTCGCATAGAGTCGCTAGCAAAAATACTGCTCTATCTCCTAAGCTTTGGCAAGATAGTGCGCTAG
- a CDS encoding inositol monophosphatase family protein, with product MSEFLCALLQAAREIIPALATREAHLLQAGAKGAGGDISIGADLLCEAIFVKHLSHIAHIDSEESGFIPAGSQIDTNKDSRARAVDSMDCHADKSARNDKAAVDCHADKSARNDNENSVNKKVDSSTANLESTFDNAATLSTPQAAANEDSRINAQNASKLAKDSRINVATLSKAQEAANEDSGTSPSDSKIVELESGFFKLRVGDKTDGLSSSRGDEIHDSSPQAESPKQNEDSRAALTIVLDPLDGSDNYLSNIPYYGASLALCDSTGQVLEAAVVNFCSAQIIYGNRDTPNATRIHLFTQKHSPIAPTRAKCGIFEKAYSHPEIARELYAHKLKFRSLGASALSLAYALEHNFFLFCGAIRKYDALAGLFLCRDLAIARGADFLLVSQNKQDFGMIEQILYKHHTKHN from the coding sequence ATGAGCGAGTTTTTATGCGCGCTCTTGCAAGCAGCTAGAGAGATTATCCCGGCACTTGCCACGCGTGAAGCGCATTTGCTACAAGCAGGCGCAAAAGGCGCAGGCGGAGATATAAGCATAGGTGCGGATCTGCTATGTGAAGCTATCTTTGTCAAGCACTTATCCCACATCGCGCATATAGATTCTGAAGAGAGTGGATTTATACCAGCTGGGTCGCAGATAGATACAAACAAGGATTCTAGGGCAAGGGCGGTTGATTCTATGGATTGCCACGCGGATAAATCCGCTCGCAATGACAAAGCTGCAGTGGATTGCCACGCCGACAAGTCGGCTCGCAATGACAATGAAAACAGCGTTAATAAAAAAGTGGATTCTAGCACCGCAAACCTAGAATCCACTTTTGACAACGCCGCAACTCTAAGCACGCCGCAGGCGGCAGCAAACGAGGATTCTAGGATAAACGCTCAAAATGCAAGCAAGCTAGCAAAGGATTCTAGGATAAATGTCGCAACTCTAAGCAAGGCGCAGGAGGCTGCAAACGAGGATTCTGGGACAAGCCCAAGCGATTCTAAGATTGTGGAGCTAGAATCGGGGTTTTTCAAGCTGCGCGTGGGAGATAAGACTGATGGTCTATCGAGCTCGCGCGGCGATGAAATCCACGATTCTAGCCCACAAGCTGAATCGCCCAAGCAAAATGAGGATTCTAGAGCAGCCCTCACAATTGTCCTAGACCCACTTGATGGCAGCGACAACTACCTCTCCAATATCCCCTACTATGGCGCGAGTCTAGCTCTGTGTGATAGCACAGGGCAGGTGCTAGAAGCCGCGGTGGTGAATTTCTGCAGTGCGCAAATCATCTATGGCAATCGCGACACGCCAAATGCGACTAGAATCCACCTTTTCACACAAAAGCACTCCCCCATAGCCCCCACGCGTGCGAAGTGTGGGATCTTTGAGAAAGCCTACTCCCACCCAGAGATTGCTAGAGAGCTGTATGCCCATAAGCTTAAATTCCGCTCTTTAGGGGCTAGCGCGCTCTCTTTAGCCTACGCGCTAGAGCATAATTTCTTCCTTTTTTGTGGAGCGATACGCAAATACGATGCGCTAGCAGGGCTTTTCCTCTGCCGTGATTTGGCTATCGCTAGGGGCGCGGACTTTTTGCTTGTAAGTCAAAATAAGCAAGATTTTGGTATGATTGAACAAATACTTTACAAACACCACACCAAGCACAACTAG
- the accD gene encoding acetyl-CoA carboxylase, carboxyltransferase subunit beta, protein MGFMEFLKNIKRDEARSAKDTSSHWVKCHKCGALMYYKEVAALGQVCPKCNYHFRICATDRIKILCDSESFIEYDKSLAPVDPLNFVDKESYKQRVKKYEQKTGRPSSVIAGEGRIEGVPMQIVVFDFAFMGGSLGSVEGEKIVRAIDRAVQKHQSLVIISTSGGARMQESTYSLMQMAKTSAALNRLSEHSLPFFSVLTDPTFGGVSASFAFLGDVIIAEPGAMIGFAGARVIKQTIGADLPQGFQTAEFLLEHGLIDMVVSRGDLRKTLSDLSLYLNPFSYENPALHHI, encoded by the coding sequence ATGGGATTTATGGAGTTTTTGAAAAACATCAAACGCGATGAAGCAAGAAGTGCCAAAGACACTTCAAGTCATTGGGTCAAATGCCACAAATGTGGTGCGCTGATGTATTACAAAGAAGTCGCAGCCCTTGGGCAAGTATGCCCAAAGTGCAATTACCACTTCCGCATTTGCGCTACGGATAGGATCAAGATTTTATGCGATAGTGAAAGCTTCATCGAGTATGACAAGTCCCTAGCCCCTGTCGATCCGCTTAACTTCGTGGATAAAGAGAGCTATAAACAACGCGTGAAAAAATACGAGCAAAAGACCGGTCGCCCTAGCTCTGTGATCGCAGGAGAAGGTCGCATAGAGGGCGTGCCTATGCAGATTGTGGTGTTTGACTTCGCGTTTATGGGGGGGAGTCTTGGCTCTGTGGAGGGGGAGAAAATCGTGCGCGCCATTGATCGCGCGGTGCAAAAGCATCAATCCCTAGTCATCATCTCCACAAGCGGCGGGGCTAGAATGCAAGAATCCACCTACTCGCTTATGCAAATGGCAAAGACTTCTGCCGCGCTCAATCGCCTAAGCGAGCATTCTCTGCCGTTTTTCTCTGTGCTGACAGATCCTACCTTTGGGGGCGTGAGTGCTAGCTTCGCGTTTTTGGGTGATGTGATTATCGCAGAGCCCGGAGCTATGATAGGCTTTGCCGGGGCTAGGGTGATTAAGCAGACTATTGGCGCGGATTTGCCACAGGGCTTCCAAACCGCAGAATTTCTCCTAGAACACGGGCTTATTGATATGGTCGTATCAAGGGGGGATCTACGCAAGACTCTAAGCGATCTAAGCCTATATCTCAATCCTTTCAGCTATGAAAATCCAGCTCTACACCATATCTAA
- a CDS encoding 23S rRNA (pseudouridine(1915)-N(3))-methyltransferase RlmH, with the protein MKIQLYTISKPLPPTKLEAHYHKLCRSFGVEIIMQYIFPSVVAKAQKQGPQAAQESYTKALLPLLLPSKQANIALHPAGQKVDSREFARLFEDKVQLAFFIGGAFGFESRFLEKTTPISLSPLTFSHSIVGVIVLEQIYRACSLLANHPYHK; encoded by the coding sequence ATGAAAATCCAGCTCTACACCATATCTAAGCCACTGCCACCTACAAAGCTAGAAGCCCACTACCACAAGCTGTGCAGAAGCTTTGGCGTGGAGATCATAATGCAGTATATTTTCCCAAGTGTAGTAGCCAAAGCCCAAAAGCAAGGACCCCAAGCAGCCCAAGAGTCCTACACCAAAGCTCTGCTGCCCTTGCTACTGCCAAGCAAGCAGGCAAATATCGCCCTACACCCTGCTGGGCAAAAAGTGGATTCTAGGGAGTTTGCTAGACTTTTTGAAGATAAGGTGCAGCTAGCATTTTTCATCGGTGGGGCGTTTGGCTTTGAGTCGCGCTTCCTTGAGAAAACCACGCCTATAAGCCTAAGCCCACTGACCTTTAGCCATAGTATTGTAGGGGTGATCGTGCTAGAGCAGATTTACCGCGCGTGTAGCCTGCTGGCAAACCACCCCTACCACAAATGA
- the dksA gene encoding RNA polymerase-binding protein DksA: MQSPIDIAEFEAILLARKQDLLEILALRNANIKDLHASSLTDDSDVISAQIQGELDSLIIEKYTLELAEIEASLQKIIDNTYGICEMCDDTISKERLTIKPHARFCITCRELYEKNQPKS, encoded by the coding sequence GTGCAAAGTCCCATTGACATAGCAGAGTTTGAAGCCATCTTACTTGCTCGCAAGCAAGATTTACTAGAAATCCTAGCATTGAGAAATGCCAATATCAAAGACTTGCACGCAAGCTCCCTTACCGATGATAGCGATGTGATCTCCGCGCAAATCCAAGGCGAGCTAGATTCGCTAATCATTGAGAAATACACCTTAGAGCTTGCCGAGATTGAAGCTTCATTGCAAAAAATCATTGATAATACCTATGGGATCTGTGAAATGTGTGATGATACAATCAGCAAAGAGCGGCTTACGATAAAGCCCCACGCACGCTTTTGTATCACTTGTAGGGAGCTGTATGAAAAAAATCAGCCCAAATCATAA